Proteins encoded within one genomic window of Ranitomeya variabilis isolate aRanVar5 chromosome 4, aRanVar5.hap1, whole genome shotgun sequence:
- the RPS9 gene encoding small ribosomal subunit protein uS4, translating into MPVARTWVCRKTYVTPRRPFEKSRLDQELKLIGEYGLRNKREVWRVKFTLAKIRKAARELLTLDEKDPKRLFEGNALLRRLVRIGVLDEGKMKLDYILGLKIEDFLERRLQTQVFKLGLAKSIHHARVLIRQRHIRVRKQVVNIPSFIVRLDSQKHIDFSLRSPYGGGRPGRVKRKNAKKAQGGAGGGDDEEED; encoded by the exons ATGCCCGTTGCCAGGACCTGGGTGTGTCGGAAGACCTATGTCACCCCGCGACGTCCATTCGAGAAGTCGCGGTTGGACCAGGAGTTGAAACTTATTG GTGAATATGGTCTCCGTAACAAGCGTGAGGTGTGGAGAGTAAAGTTCACACTTGCCAAGATCCGCAAAGCTGCCAGAGAGCTGCTGACTCTGGACGAGAAGGATCCCAAACGTCTCTTTGAAG GTAATGCCTTGCTTAGACGTCTGGTACGTATCGGTGTGTTGGATGAGGGGAAGATGAAGCTCGATTACATTCTGGGCTTGAAAATTGAAGACTTCTTGGAAAGGCGTCTTCAGACCCAAGTGTTTAAGTTGGGTTTGGCCAAATCCATCCATcatgcccgtgtgctgatccgTCAGAGGCACATCCG CGTTCGCAAGCAAGTGGTCAACATCCCATCATTCATCGTGCGCTTGGACTCCCAAAAACACATTGACTTCTCCCTGCGCTCACCATACGGTGGTGGACGTCCCGGGCGCGTCAAGAGAAAGAATGCCAAGAAGGCACAAGGTGGTGCCGGAGGTGGAGATGACGAAGAGGAAGATTAA